The Haloplanus sp. GDY1 genomic sequence GGCGTACGCCTCCAGTTCGTCGATGCCGACGACGGTGTCCGCGGCCTCCAGTCGGCGGTTGAACCGTTCGAGCATCCCCTCGGTGAGCTCCTCCTCGGAGCGCCGGCCGGTCGCGACGCCGCTGGTGACGATGGACTGGATGCCCTCCTCGACGGTCATGTCGACGTCGAAGACGTGTTCCTCGGAGACGTGGAGGACGTACCCACCCATGACCGGATTGGGTGCCAGCGGGAGAAAGAGCGTCAGCATCTCCTCCTCGCCGGCGGCGTCCCGGACGACGTCGGGCGTGTCCGCCGTCAGGAAGGCGAAGGCGTACGAGCCCCGCTCGGGAAACTCGACCAGTTTCACCTCCTGAAAGCTGTCGGTGTCGCTGTCGAGGAGGAGACCGCTCATCTCGTCGATGCTCTGGTAGAGCGAGCCGACGCCCGGGATGCGGGAGATGAGCGTATCGAAGAAGGCGCCGAACCCGGAGCGCTCGGGGCGGCGTTCGGTCCAGACGCCGATACCGAAGATGAGCGCGAGGAGGGTGAGCAACGCGAGGAGCTTGAGCGCCCCCTCGGACGCGGGCTGAACCCCCGTGAGGCGGGTGACCAGCCCGACGAGTGGGTCGAGTTGCTTGGAGACGAAGTCGACGACGACACCGAGGACGAGGAGGGTGACGATCAGCGGGAGCGTCACCGCGGCGCCGGTGACGAACGCCTGCCGGACGAACTCCCGGACCCCGTCGTACTCGTCGAGGGCGCCGGTGTCGGGAGGGCGGGCCATGCGGTCACATCGGCGGGGCGGCCCAAAACGTTCCGGGTACGCGCCGGGCCACAGTCCCTAAGTGGCTCAGGGCGGAATCCGGGGGCATGGACGAAGCACTCGAAGTCGTCGACGTGGTCGCCGACTCGGGGCTCGAAGGGGTCGTCACGTGGCTCCTGCGCATCCTCGGGCTACTGGCCATACTCGCCGGCGTCGGCCTCTGGCTGTTCACCGAGATGGGCCTGCTCGTCGTGCCCGCGCTGCTGATCGTCGTGGGGCTCGTCTTGCTCGTCGCGCCGAGCATCCTGCTCGCGCTGTCCGAACTGGCCTGACGGCGGCGTGGCGACAGGCTTTATTCGTCCCGTGGTGGACGACATCGTATGACGGGCCAGACGCTCCGGCCGTTCCTGCGGCGGGCGACACAGCTGTATCCCGACCGTGAGGTCGTGGCGCGCACGGCCGACGGGACGAAACGACGGACCTACGCGGAGACCGCCGACCGCGTGACCCGGCTGGCTGCCGCCCTCCGGGCGGCGGGGGTCGGCCGCGGCGACCGCGTGGCGACGCTGTGCTGGAATCACGACCGGCACTTCGAGGCCTACTTCGCGGTCCCCGACGTCGGGGCACAGCTCCACACGATCAACCCGCTGCTCCCCGCGGACGACGTCCGGGGCATCGTCGAGAGCGCGGGCGACCGGCTCCTCTTCGTCGACCCGTCGCTGACCGACGCGCTCACCGCGGCCTACGACCCCGAGGCCTTCGAGAGCGTCGCGGAGGTCGTCGTGATGGGTGCGGTGCCCGACCTCCCCGTCGACTCGGTCACGAGTTTCGAGGAGTTCGTCGCGGGCCACGGCGGCGACTACGACCCGCCGGCCCTCGACGGCGACGACCCCGCCGGCCTCTGTTACTCCTCGGGGACGACCGGCGATCCGAAGGGCGTCGAGTACACCCAGCGGATGCTCTGGAGTCACACGATGGCGATCATGACGCCGATGGGGCTGGACATCGCGGACGCGGACGTCGTGATGCCCGTCGTCCCGATGTTCCACATCAACGCCTGGGGGCTCCCCTACGCGGCGACGGCGGCGGGGGCGAAACACGTCTACCCCGGCCCCTCACCCGACCCCGCGGACCTGGTCGCGCTGATCGAGCGCGAGGGCGTCACGCTCACCGCGGGCGTCCCGACGGTGTGGCTGGGCGTCCTCGACTACCTGCAGGATCACGACGCCGACCTCTCGACGCTCGACCGAATCGTCATCGGCGGTGCAGCGCCGCCCGAGCGCCTGATCCGCGCGTTCGACGACCTGGGCGTCGAGGTGGTCCACGGGTGGGGGATGACCGAAACCGCGCCCGTCGGCGCCGTCTCCCACCTCAAACCCGAGCTCCGGGACGCGGACTACGAGACGCGGCTGGAGAAGCGCACGAAACAGGGGTTGATCCTCCCCGGGCTGGAGTTCGAGGTGGTCGACGACGCGGGCGAGCGGGTGCCCCACGACGGCGAGTCGATGGGCGAACTCCGGGTTCGCGGCCCGTGGGTCGCCGACGGCTACCTCGACGGCGACGACGACGCCTTCGAGGACGGCTGGCTCCGCACCGGCGACGTGGTCACCGTCGACCCGGACGGCTACGTCGAACTCGTCGACCGCGCCGCCGACGTGATCAAGTCCGGCGGGGAGTGGATCTCCTCGCAGGCCGTCGAGAACGCCATCATGGGCCACGAGGCCGTGAGCGAGGCGGCGGTGGTGGGCGTCCCCCACGAGCGGTGGGGAGAACGCCCCGTCGCCTACGTCGTCGCCGGCGACGCCGACCGCGACGCGCTGATCGAGGCGGTGTCGGATCGCCTCCGGGACTCCTACCCCGACTGGTGGGTGCCCGACCGCTTCGAGTTCGTCGAGTCGATCCCCAAGACCGCGACCGGGAAGTTCGCGAAGACCGACCTCCGGGCCCGCCGGGACGAACCCCTCGACGGACCGGTGGCAGCCGAACCGCCCGCGGACGGCGAGGCCTAGCCGGCGAGCAGGAGGCCGGCACCGAGCGCGATGCCCGCGGCACCGACGAGGAGGCCGGCGAGCGACGTCTTCGAGAGGCGGAGCAGGGTCCGGATCGGCGGGCCGTCGGCGACGACGAGGGGGTCGATCCGGCCGTCGGCGACCCGGCCGACCACCGTCACCGCGTCGCCCGGCGAGGCCCGGCGCTCGGCGTAGCGGCGCGCGCCGATCGAGAGGGCGTTCGCGACGGGTGCCAGGATCGACGGCGGCGGGCGGTAGGGCGTCTCTCGCGGGAGTCCCTCGGTCTCCCGCTCGTATCGGCCGATCCGTTCCGGCGGAGACTCGCCCGGCCCCACCGTCGCGACGACCGTCGAGTCGAGGGCGACCGTCCGGAGCGGCGCGTCCACGGGGACCGTCGCGTGGGCCGTCCGCACCGCGAACGGTCGGCTCCGGGCGGGGTCGTGGATGGTCACGTACGTCGGCAGGAGGAAGGCGCCGATCCGCCGTTCCTCGACCGAGGGTCGGAGGGCGACGCAGTCGACGCCGCTGAACGGCGCGTCGAGGGTGTCGCCGGCGGCGTCGACGGTGCCCGAGAGCCGAACGAGCGACCCCTCGGCGACGCCGTCGACCCGCGACACCGCGTCGGCGCGCACGAGCGCGCTCGACCGCCAGACGTACCGCAGGCTGACGAGGGTGACGGCGAGGCCGACGGCGAGCATGCCGATGCCGAACAGCGTGGGGAGCGTGGGGAGGGCCATGGATGAAGCGGGGGCTCGGTCGACGGATCAGGAGCGACGCGGCCCGTCGGGGGCGAGCGCGTCGTCGTAGATGGTGACGTAGAGGTCGGCGATCTCCTCGCGGGTGGGCTTCCGTGGGTTGTTGTCCGGCGACCCCGAGTCGATGGCGTCCTGGGTCATCTCGTCGACCACGTCGAGGTACTCCTCGCGGGTGGGCACCTCGCCGAAGTCGTCGAGGTAGCCCGTGAGGTCCACGTCGGCACAGAGCCGGAGGATCCCGTCGGCGGCGGCGTCGGCGGCCTCGCGGGTCGGGGCGTGGGCGTCGGCGACGCCGAGGATGCGCGCGATTTCGGCGTACTTCTCGGGGGCCGCCATCGCGGAGAAGTCGACGACGTAGGGGAGGATGAGGCCGTTCGCGAGGCCGTGGGGGATGTGGAGTTGGGCGCCGAGCGGGCGGGCGAGGCCGTGGACCAGCGCCACCGAGGCGTTGGTGAAGGCCTGCCCGGCCTGCAGTTGCCCGACCATCACGTCGGCGCGGGCGTCGAGGTTGTCGCCGTTGGCCCACGCGACCGGCAGCGAGCGGGCGATCCGCTCCATGGCCGACTCGGCGTAGCCGTCCGGGACGCTGTAGGACTTCACCGAGACGTAGGCCTCGATGGCGTGGGTCAGGGCGTCGATGCCCGTGAAGGCCGTGTGGCTCTTGGGGAGCGACTGCGTGAGTTCGGGGTCCTCGATGGCCACGTCGGGGACGACGTTCGCGGAGACGATGAGGAACTTCGTTGACGTGGACTCGTCGCTGACGACCACGGATCGAGTCGCCTCGCTGCCCGTCCCGGCGGTGGTGTTGACGGCGATCAGCGGCGGCGTGGGGTTGGGGACGCCCTCGTAGCCGGCGCGGTCGACGCCGAAGTCGCGGATCGACCCCTCGTTGGCCGCGAGGATGCCGACCCCCTTGCCCGTGTCGATGGAGGAGCCGCCGCCGAGCGTGACGATCAGGTCACAGTCCTCGCGCTCGTAGAGCGCGTGCGCGCTCTCGATGTTCTCGACGGTCGGGTCGGGGCGCACGTCCGTGTAGACGACCGAATCGACGCCCGCCGCCGACAACCCGTCGACGACCGCGTCGCCGTGGAACTCGAAGATCTGTTCGGTGGCGACGACGAGCGCCGTCTCCCCGTAGCGGGCGGCGTGACCGCCGAGGGTGTCGACCGCCCCGGCGCCGAGTTCGATCCGGCCGGGCGAGACGACCGTCCGCGTCTCGCTCGCGAGTACGGTGTCGTGCATGGCACCCCGATGATCGTTCCTGTCGGTCTTATACCCCGGGGTCGGGGGATCGGCGACCCGTCTCAGTTCCCGCTCGGCAGTCGCGGCTGGATGACCGAGACGAAGGCGTCGAGGTCGCGGGTCTGGTACCACGCCGTTCCGGGGCCGGTGAACTCGAAGACGAGGCCCTCGCCGCCGAACAGCGACGACTTCAGCCCGCCGACGCTCCGCGTCTCGAAGTCGACCGTGTCGTCCCAGGCGATCAGATGCTCGTTGTCGAGGACGTACGACTCGCCGGCGTCGAGGTCGAGGCGTTCGAGGCCGCCGTAGGCGTCCACGAAGACGGTGCCGCTCCCCTTCAGCGCGAGGGGCGTCAGGCTGGCCTCCCCCAGCATCGACTTCAGGCCGCCGAGTTCGCTGTCGATGTCGATCCCGGGCGTCGCCGCGAGGAAGGCGCCGTCGGTGGTGTACAGCGTCTCGTCGTCGAGTTCGTGTTCCATCACGTCTCCCGGGGCGGAGGGCGCGAGCGTCACGGTGCCGGAGCCACCCTCGGCGACGAACTCGTTTGCGAACATGGACTCGCCGCCGAGCATGGACTTCGCGGAACTGAGCAGGCCGTCGCGGCTGGTCGACGTCTCGATGGAGACGGTCGGCGAGTGGCCGACCATCGCGCCGGGTTCCGCGATTATCGACTCGCCGTCGTCGAGTTCGACGGTCAGGTGTGTGTACGACGGTCGGTGGGAGAATTCCGTTTGCATCGGGGATCCCTCGTTCGGCCGTGGCGTCGAACGCGATGATAAACCTTCGGGCGGTGTGTCACGACCGCGGACCGAGCCCGGACCGTCGGACGTTTACCTCCCCCGCACGTGGGTCGAGGCATGCCACAGGTCACTGTCGACGCCGTGGAGACGGTCGGCGACCGAACCGTCGCGCTGGAACTGCGGACGCCCGAGGGCTTCGACGCCGAACCCGGGCAGTTCATCCTGATCCGGGCGACCGTCGACGGGGTCGAGGAGACCGGCTACTACACCATCTCCTCGCCGGACACGACGGGGACGATGGAGGTGACCGTCGAGTACGTTCCGGAGGGGACGCTCGCCCCGTGGCTCGCCGAGCGACGGCCGGGCGACACGGTCGCGGTCGAGGGACCCTTCGGCGACGTGCGGTACACGGGCGGGGGCGACGCGGTCGTCCTCGCGGAGGGGCCGGGCATCGGGCCGGCGGTCGGCATCGCCGAACGCGCCCGGGCGGCCGGCCACGACGCGTCGATCGTCTTCTGGGGGCAGGACCCGCCCCACCGCGACCGCCTCGACGCCCTCGAAGCCGACGGCGCGAGCGTCGTCCTCGTCGAGTCGCTGGACGAGGCCGCCGACACGCTCGCCGCGGCCGGGGACGCGACGGTGTACGTCTTCGGGTTCGAGTCGTTCGTCAGGGACGCCAAGACGGTCGCGGAAGCGGTCGGCGTTGACGACCTCCGGGCCGAGAGCTTCGGGCCGCGCTAGCGCGCGTCCTCGATCTCGTCGAGGACTTCGGGGTTCTCGATGCTGCTCATGTCGCCGAGGTCCTCGCCGCGGTAGATGGACTCGATGGCTCGGCGGATGATCTTCCCGCTCTGGGTCTTGGGGAAGGCGTCGACGAACAGCACCTCGCGGGGACGGAACGGCTTGCCGAGTTCCTCGCCCACCGTCGTTCGGATCTCCTCGCGCAGGCCGTCGCGCTCGTCCGTCCCGGCTTCGAGGACGACGTAGAGGACGACTGCGGTGCCGGTCGTGTCGTCGTCGGCGCCGATGGCGGCGGCCTGATTGACCGCGTCGTGTTCCATCGCGGCGCCTTCCACCTCGGCCGGGCCGACCTTCCGGCCGGCGACGTTCAGGGCGTCGTCCGCCCGCCCGTGCAGGAACCAGAAGCCGTCCTCGTCCTTCTGCGCCCAGTCGCCGTGGTCCCAGAGGTCGGGCCAACTGCTCCAGTACTCCTCCAGGTATCGCTCGTCGCCGCTCCACAGCGACTTCGTCATGCTCGGACAGGAGTCGCGGGCGACGAGGAAGCCACGCTCGTGTGAGTCGGCGATCGACTCGCCCTGACTGTCGACGATGTCGATGTCCATCCCCAGACCGGGGCCGCCGAGCGTGCAGGGCTTGAGCGGGGTGATCGGCATCGGCATCAGGAAACACCCCATGATCTCCGTGCCGCCCGAGATGTTGATGATGGGGGTGTCGCCGCCGCCGACCGCTTCGTAGAACCAGAGCCAGGACTCGGGGTCCCACGGCTCACCGGTCGACCCGAGCACACGGAGACTGGAGAGGTCGTGCCCCTCGACCCACTCGTCGCCCCGCTTCCGGAGCGCCCGGATGGCCGTCGGCGAGATGCCGAACTGCGTGACGCCGTGGTCGTCGATCATCCGCCAGAAGCGGTCCGGTTCGGGGTGGTCGGGCGCGCCCTCGTACATGAACACCGTGCCGCCGTGGGCGTGGGTTCCCATCAGCGTCCACGGTCCCATCATCCAGCCGATGTCGCTCACCCAGAAGAAGCGATCCGACGGCTGGAGGTCCATCCCGAAGTACACCTCCTTGGCCGCCTGCAGAAGCGCGCCGGCGTGCGTGTGGACGATGCCCTTCGGCTTGCCCGTCGTCCCCGAGGAGTACAGCAGCATCGACTCCTGGTTCGCGTCCAGGGACTTCGTCTCGTACTCGTCGCTCGCCGCCGCGACGGCCGTCTCCCAGCGTTCGTCGCGGTCGTCGTTCCACGGGATCTCCCCCTCGCTCGCGAGGCCGAGGCGGTCGTAGACGACGGTGTGTTCGACGTGTCCCGCCTCCTCGATGGCCTCGTCGGCCGTCCCCTTCAGCGTCACGTGCTCGCCGCGCCGGTAGAAGCCGTCGCCGGTGAACAGGACGCTGGGTTCGGCGTCGCCGATGCGGGTGGCCGTCGCGTCGACGCCGAACCCCGAGAAGATGGGGACCGCGACCGCGCCCACCTCGAAACAGCCATAGAGGATGGAGATCACTTCGGGCACCATCGGCATGTAGAGGGCGACGGTGTCGCCCGTCCCGACCCCCCTGGACTCCAGGTAGTTCGCCACCCGGTTGGTCTGTCGGTGGAGTTCGTGGTACGTGATCTCCCGGACGTCCCCGGGTTCTCCCTCCCAGATGCACGCGACCTTGTTGCGGGTCTCCGCGTCGGGGGCGGCGTGGCGGTCGACGACGTTGTGGGCGGCGTTGATCCGGGCGCCCGGGAACCACTCGGTGAACTGCGGCCCCTCGGCATCGTTCCGGACCGCGTCGTACCCCTCGTCGAACTCGATGTCGAGGTAGTCGACGAGTTCGTCCCAGAACCAATCGACGCCGGAGCGCGGTTCACCCGGAACCGTCGAGGTGGTTCGCTCGATCAACTCGTCGTAGTCGTCGATGTCGTACGCCTGCATGAACTCCCAGACGTTCGTCGATTCGACGAACTCGCGAGAGGGGCGATGAACCACCGCGTCCGTCCGTTGTTTACGGTCCGGAGCCATGCTCCGAACTCTACCACGGGACCGTAATAGATGTTCGTGTCCGACCGGCAACACTGTTCGGCGCAGGTGGTGTTCGAGGCTCCGCGAAAGCCCCCGGCGTCATCAGAACGCGTCGCGTTCCGGTTGGCTCACGGGGGTATCTCACCCGAACCCACGACCGGGAACTCGCGCCGGTCATCGAAGACGGTGACGGGCGAACTCGCGGACCCACTCGACCGGCGGCCGTGGTCCCGCACTGGACGAACGAGGACGGTCGGCAGACGCACTCTGCCGTACTTACTCGATCTCGAGACGATCCGAACCGCCCTCGGAACCCTCACCGTTCTCGTCCCACTCGAGTTCGAACTCGATGCTCAACTCTCCAGGGCCATCCGTCGGTCCCTCGCGTTCGGCTTTGACTTCGAACGTCGGCCGTACTGGGGGATCCATCGTGACGGACTCTGACCCCGCCTTCAGCGTGATCGGGTCCCCTCGTTCGAGCTTTTCGGCGACGCTCCGGAGATACGACGCGATTTCGTCTCGACTCTGTTCGCTCTCGGATTCGAACAGCACTTCTTCGGGCATACACTCGTATCTACACTTCCGACTCGGATAAGTGCGCCCTCGCTATCGATTCCCGCAGGTCCGACAGTCGCGGTGGTCCGTCGTCGAGGACCGGTTCAATCGGGATCCGGATTCGCCGTACTCCACCGAGAGGTAACCCTCGTCTCGAAATCCGGCACTACGACGAGTGCTCCGGCCGCCGCTATCGTAGCGATTGGCCCCGACATCAGATCGCACGCAGTACTGCGGTCCGATGTACAGTGACGCTCAATCGCTACTAACGTTCCCGAAGGCGTCGGCGGTGAAGCCGTCGTCGACGGTCAGGACGCTCCCGGTGGTGTAACTGGCCGCGTCGCTGGCGAGGTAGATGGCGGCGCCGACGAGTTCCTCCGGGTCGGCCATCCGCTCGTGGACCGTCCGCCGGGCGATTTCGCGATACCGGTCGGTGTCCTCGTCGTAGGTTCCCGCCGTCTGCTCCGACCGCACGAACCCGGGTTTGATC encodes the following:
- a CDS encoding AMP-binding protein, with amino-acid sequence MAPDRKQRTDAVVHRPSREFVESTNVWEFMQAYDIDDYDELIERTTSTVPGEPRSGVDWFWDELVDYLDIEFDEGYDAVRNDAEGPQFTEWFPGARINAAHNVVDRHAAPDAETRNKVACIWEGEPGDVREITYHELHRQTNRVANYLESRGVGTGDTVALYMPMVPEVISILYGCFEVGAVAVPIFSGFGVDATATRIGDAEPSVLFTGDGFYRRGEHVTLKGTADEAIEEAGHVEHTVVYDRLGLASEGEIPWNDDRDERWETAVAAASDEYETKSLDANQESMLLYSSGTTGKPKGIVHTHAGALLQAAKEVYFGMDLQPSDRFFWVSDIGWMMGPWTLMGTHAHGGTVFMYEGAPDHPEPDRFWRMIDDHGVTQFGISPTAIRALRKRGDEWVEGHDLSSLRVLGSTGEPWDPESWLWFYEAVGGGDTPIINISGGTEIMGCFLMPMPITPLKPCTLGGPGLGMDIDIVDSQGESIADSHERGFLVARDSCPSMTKSLWSGDERYLEEYWSSWPDLWDHGDWAQKDEDGFWFLHGRADDALNVAGRKVGPAEVEGAAMEHDAVNQAAAIGADDDTTGTAVVLYVVLEAGTDERDGLREEIRTTVGEELGKPFRPREVLFVDAFPKTQSGKIIRRAIESIYRGEDLGDMSSIENPEVLDEIEDAR
- a CDS encoding ferredoxin--NADP reductase codes for the protein MPQVTVDAVETVGDRTVALELRTPEGFDAEPGQFILIRATVDGVEETGYYTISSPDTTGTMEVTVEYVPEGTLAPWLAERRPGDTVAVEGPFGDVRYTGGGDAVVLAEGPGIGPAVGIAERARAAGHDASIVFWGQDPPHRDRLDALEADGASVVLVESLDEAADTLAAAGDATVYVFGFESFVRDAKTVAEAVGVDDLRAESFGPR
- a CDS encoding iron-containing alcohol dehydrogenase yields the protein MHDTVLASETRTVVSPGRIELGAGAVDTLGGHAARYGETALVVATEQIFEFHGDAVVDGLSAAGVDSVVYTDVRPDPTVENIESAHALYEREDCDLIVTLGGGSSIDTGKGVGILAANEGSIRDFGVDRAGYEGVPNPTPPLIAVNTTAGTGSEATRSVVVSDESTSTKFLIVSANVVPDVAIEDPELTQSLPKSHTAFTGIDALTHAIEAYVSVKSYSVPDGYAESAMERIARSLPVAWANGDNLDARADVMVGQLQAGQAFTNASVALVHGLARPLGAQLHIPHGLANGLILPYVVDFSAMAAPEKYAEIARILGVADAHAPTREAADAAADGILRLCADVDLTGYLDDFGEVPTREEYLDVVDEMTQDAIDSGSPDNNPRKPTREEIADLYVTIYDDALAPDGPRRS
- a CDS encoding TIGR00266 family protein yields the protein MQTEFSHRPSYTHLTVELDDGESIIAEPGAMVGHSPTVSIETSTSRDGLLSSAKSMLGGESMFANEFVAEGGSGTVTLAPSAPGDVMEHELDDETLYTTDGAFLAATPGIDIDSELGGLKSMLGEASLTPLALKGSGTVFVDAYGGLERLDLDAGESYVLDNEHLIAWDDTVDFETRSVGGLKSSLFGGEGLVFEFTGPGTAWYQTRDLDAFVSVIQPRLPSGN
- a CDS encoding long-chain fatty acid--CoA ligase, which encodes MTGQTLRPFLRRATQLYPDREVVARTADGTKRRTYAETADRVTRLAAALRAAGVGRGDRVATLCWNHDRHFEAYFAVPDVGAQLHTINPLLPADDVRGIVESAGDRLLFVDPSLTDALTAAYDPEAFESVAEVVVMGAVPDLPVDSVTSFEEFVAGHGGDYDPPALDGDDPAGLCYSSGTTGDPKGVEYTQRMLWSHTMAIMTPMGLDIADADVVMPVVPMFHINAWGLPYAATAAGAKHVYPGPSPDPADLVALIEREGVTLTAGVPTVWLGVLDYLQDHDADLSTLDRIVIGGAAPPERLIRAFDDLGVEVVHGWGMTETAPVGAVSHLKPELRDADYETRLEKRTKQGLILPGLEFEVVDDAGERVPHDGESMGELRVRGPWVADGYLDGDDDAFEDGWLRTGDVVTVDPDGYVELVDRAADVIKSGGEWISSQAVENAIMGHEAVSEAAVVGVPHERWGERPVAYVVAGDADRDALIEAVSDRLRDSYPDWWVPDRFEFVESIPKTATGKFAKTDLRARRDEPLDGPVAAEPPADGEA
- a CDS encoding amphi-Trp domain-containing protein, which encodes MPEEVLFESESEQSRDEIASYLRSVAEKLERGDPITLKAGSESVTMDPPVRPTFEVKAEREGPTDGPGELSIEFELEWDENGEGSEGGSDRLEIE
- a CDS encoding DUF502 domain-containing protein; translation: MARPPDTGALDEYDGVREFVRQAFVTGAAVTLPLIVTLLVLGVVVDFVSKQLDPLVGLVTRLTGVQPASEGALKLLALLTLLALIFGIGVWTERRPERSGFGAFFDTLISRIPGVGSLYQSIDEMSGLLLDSDTDSFQEVKLVEFPERGSYAFAFLTADTPDVVRDAAGEEEMLTLFLPLAPNPVMGGYVLHVSEEHVFDVDMTVEEGIQSIVTSGVATGRRSEEELTEGMLERFNRRLEAADTVVGIDELEAYAADASEQLEETARETMQAARSKTGGDENEDDEGAGDGAADGRRR